The genomic segment TTCATGAAGCGCCCCCTTCTCCTGTTCCCGGCCGCTCTGCTGCTCGCCGCGTGCAGCACGCTGCCTGCGCCGCCCCTCCCCGCCCCGGCACCGACCCCACTGCCCGCGCCCGGCTCCGCGCCGCTGGCCGACCGTACCCTGGACCTCGGCACCGCGCTGACCCTGGGCACCGAGGCTCCCTTCGCGGGCACCTCCTGGCGGGTGGAGGACACCCCGGCGTGGCTGAGCGTCTCGCCCACGTCGGGCACCGGGGCGCTGCGGGTGCAGGTGCGGGCCAACCGGGCGCTGGGCACGCCGACCAGCGCCGATCAGGCGCGGCTGACCGGGCAAGTCAAGCTCTCGTGGCAGGCGGGCGAGCAAACGGGTACGGCGGTCTGGACCGTCACCGCCGACCAGTACGTGCTGACTGGCCGCGTGACTGACCCCGCGCAGGCGCAGGGGACGGACGTGGGCACGGCCCTGGCCGAGGACACGGCCCCCGCCGAGGCCCGCAGTGTCATCGTGAAGTACCGCTCGCCCGCCGCGCAGACGCTCGCGCTGGGCCGCAAGGTGGCCGCGCAGGACAGCACGCTGGCGAGCACCCGCGCGGCTCTGGCCGAGGTCACTCCGCAGGCCCGGCGCGACCTCGGGGGGCGACGGGCCGAACTGGTCACGGACGATGTGGCGGGCACGCTGGCCGCGCTGCGGCGGGACCCCAACGTGGAATACGCGGTGCCCAACGCCGTGCTGCGGGTACAGTCCACGCCCGCCCCGCTGGAGCCGAGCGACGAGTACGCGGGCCTCCAGTGGGCCTACCGGCTGCTGGGCTACCGCGCCGTGTGGCGCGATATGGAGTCGGGCGGCTACACCCGGCCCGTCACGGTGGCGGTCGTGGATTCGGGCGTGCGCTACGACCACCCTGACCTCGCCGGGGCGCTGCTGGGGCCGGACAACGGCGCGCTCGACGTGCTGAACTTCGTGCCCGCCGACCAGAAGGGCGCCTACGACAACGGCGATGGGGACGGCCCTGACCGTGACCCCAGCGACCCCGGCACCCCCGCCCGCCGGGGCGGCAGCCACGGCACCCATGTCAGCGGCATCATCGCGGCCCGCTGGGGGCAAATCGCCCAGTTTCCCGGCTGCACGGCCTGCAGCACCAGCGGCGTGGTGGGAGCGGCCTACAAGGCGCCCGTGAAGGTGTTGCCGATTCGCGCCATTGACGCGCAGGGCAACACCGAGGTCTCGGACGTGGTGAACGCGGTGCGCTACGCGGCGGGATTGCCCGTGACGCTGGGGAGCCAGACCTACCGGCTGGACCGTCCGGCTGAGGTCATCAACCTCAGCCTGGGGGGCGAAATCCCCGCAAGTCAGGCCGCGCCGCTGTGCGAGGCAGTCGCGGAGGCCACGGCCGCCGGGGCGCTGGTGTTCGCGGCGGCGGGCAACGGGTACGGCACCACCCCCTACTACCCCGCCGCCTGCGAGGGCGCGGTGGCGGTGGGCGCGGTGACCCTCTCGGGCGCGAGCGCTCCGCTGCGGGCGAGCTACTCCAACCGGTACCCGGCGGTGCAGCTCGCCGCGCCGGGGGGGGTGGACCTCGCGGGGGCGACGTATCACAACGGCGGGCAGCTGAACGGCAAGCCCTACGCGGACGTGATTCTCTCGACCGATTGGGACTACAGCAAGAACCAGCCCACCTACATGGGACAGGCCGGGACCAGCCAGGCCACTCCACAGGTCAGCGCCCTCGCCGCGCTGCTGCTCAGCAAGGGCGTGACCCAGGGCCGGGACGATACCCTCGCGCGGCTCACGGCGACCGCCACCGACCTCGGGGGCAAAGGCCGGGACGAGGCCTTCGGGTACGGGATGGTCAACGCGGCGGCGGCGCTGGGGGCTCCAGCCGTCAGCGACACGCTGGGGCTGCGGCTGTGGGACACGCGGGGCCTGGCATATCAGCCCGCGCTCGACGCACTGGGCCGCTTCACCGCCTACCTGCCCGACGGCACCTTCCGGGCGCTGGCGGGCCGCGACCGTGACGGCAACGGCATCTACGGCGAGACGCACGAGCCGGGCAGCGAGCGAGAGGCCGTGCTGGGGCCAGAGCGGACGCGGGCCGACCTGGGCGAACTGACGCCGACGCCCTGAGCGGGACCCACAGGGCTCCACTCGGAGGCCCTGGGCACGGGACTTTCCGGCCCAGGGCTTTTGCCTGCCCGCCCTATGTGACCTGCTTGACACTCCCCGCGCCGCCCCCTACCCTGAGCGCACGTTCAGAGCTTGAGCTGCCGTTCATGTTGCCCCGCCCGGTCCACCGTGGTCCGAGGGGGCTGAGCGGCGTCCCGGAGGGTTCATGAAAAAACTGCTGCTGACTGCCCTGCTTGCCACGCTGCCCACCGCCGGTGCCGCGACCCTCGTCTACGGGGCCAACGGCGACCCGGTCAGCCTGGAACCGGGCAACATCACCGACGGCATCAGCATTCTGGTGCAGCACCAGATCTACGACACGCTGGTGGCCTTCAAGGACGGCACCACCGACCCCGAGCCGGGCCTCGCCACCAAGTGGACCAGCAACGCGAACGCCACCCAGTGGACCTTCACCCTGCGTCCGAACGTGAAGTTCCACGACGGCACGGCGTTTAACGCCGACGCCGTGGTGTACAACTTCAGCCGCTGGTGGGACCCCAAGCACCCCCAGGGCTTCCGCAACCAGGGCCGCACCTTCGAGATCTGGGGCCAGCTCCTGGGCGGCTACAAGGGCGACGCCACCTCGGTCGTGAAGAACATCGTCAAGGTGAACAACACCACCGTGCGCTTCGACCTGAACAAGCCGTCGAGCGTGTTTCCCGAGGTGATCGGCGCCGGGTACTTCGGTATCGCCAGCCCCACCGCCATCAAGAAGGACGGGGCCAAGTACGGCACCCCGGCGAGCAAGCCTATTGGCACCGGACCCTTCATCTTCCAGAGCTGGCGCACCGGCGACCGCGTGACCCTGGCGCCCAACCGCAGCTACTGGGGGAGCAAGCCCAAGGTGGACGGGCTGATCATCCGCGCGATCAAGGACGCCTCGCAGCGCCTCAACGAGCTGAAGGCAGGCACCATCGACTTCACGTCCGACCTCACGCCCGACGCGCTGAAGTCGGTGCAGGCGGACCGCAACCTCGTGGCGGTCAAGAAGCCCTCCTTCAACGTGGGCTTCCTGAGCCTGAACAACCGCAACCAGTACCTCAAGAACGACAAGGTGCGCGAGGCCATCTCGATGGCGATCAACCGCAAGGCCATCGTGGACGCCTTCTGGAACGGGCTGGGGATCAGCAACGCTTCTTTCCTGCCGCCCGTGCTGGCGTGGGCCAACTCCAAGAATGTCCCCGCCGCCTACAAGTACGATCCGGCCGCGGCCAAGCGCCTGCTCGCGGAGGCGGGCTATCCCAACGGCATCTCGCTGGACCTGTGGTACATGCCGGTCAGCCGTCCGTACTTCCCGACGCCCAAGCCCATCGCGGAGGCCATCGCGGCGGACCTCAGCGCCATCGGCATCAAGGTCAACCTGAAGACCGAGGACTGGGCCAAGTACCTCGAAGACCGCAACAAGGAACCCGGCTTCGACATGTACATGATCGGCTGGACGGGCGACTACGGCGACCCCGACAACTTCTACGGGGCGTACTACGGCCCGACCGCCAGCGACGACATCAACTGGAATCCGCCTGAACTCCAGCGCCTGCTCGAGCAGGGCCGCGCCGCTGTGAGCCGCACCGCCAAGGCGCGGGTGTACTCGCAACTGCACGAGATCACCTACAAGGCGAACTACCGCCTGCCGATGGTCCACAGCCAGCCGCTCGCGGCCGCCCGGACCTACGTGAAGGGCTGGGTGCCCAGCCCGCTGGGCAGCGAGGCGTTCAACAACGTCTCGCTGGTCGGCAAGCGCTAACAGCGGCCGCGCACCGCACAACAGGGGGCGCGGGGCGGGCGGAGCAGGAGCGCCCGCCCCGCGCCCCCTGGTCCGGACGGCCGTCCAGTGCCGGACCTCCCCTCCTTAGTTTCAGTCCGGTGAACTCCGGAACCCGTTCGGCCCGAACCGAACCTGGGACGACCCGAAAGGACAACGACCTTGGGCAGTTACGTGATTCGCCGCCTGCTGCGGACCCTGCTGGTCATGATCGGGATCAGCGTGGTGGTCTTCGCCTTCGTGCGCTCCATCCCCGGCGACCCGGCGACCGCCCTGCTGGGCGAACGGGCGACCCCGGCCGCGGCCGCGGCGCTGCGGGAACAACTGGGGCTGAACAAGCCCTGGTTCATCAATTTCGCCAATCCGGCCAACCCGCTCGACGCCCAGTTTCCCCGCTACGTGGGGCAGCTCCTGCAGGGTGACCTGGGCAGCGGCCTCAAGAGCAACATCCCGGTGCGCGACGAACTCGCCGCCCGCTTTCCGGCGACCGCCGAGCTGAGCCTCGCGGCGCTGCTGTTCGCCCTGCTTGTCGGGCTGCCCGCCGGCATCCTGGCCGCGCTGCGGCGCAACAGCGGCTGGGACAACGCGGCAACCACCATCAGCTTGGTGGGGGTAAGCATGCCCGTCTTCTGGCTGGGGCTGCTGCTGTCGTACTTCTTCGCGGTGCGGCTGGGGTGGTTGCCGCCCTCGGCCCGGCTGGGCAACGAGACCATTCTGGAACCCATCACCGGGTTCTACGTCCTCGACGCCCTGCTGCGGGGGCAACCCGCCGCCGCCTGGGACGCTGTCCGGCACCTGATTCTCCCGGCCATCGCGCTGGGCAGCATCCCGCTGGCGATCGTCGCCCGCATCACCCGCTCCAGCCTGCTGGACGTGCTGGGGCAGGACTATGTCCGCACCGCCCGGGCCAAGGGGCTTTCGGCCCGCAGCGTGACCCTCAAGCACGCCCTGAGAAATGCCATGCTGCCGGTCGTCACCGTGGTCGGGTTGCAGGCGGGGGCACTCCTGGGCGGCGCGGTCCTCACCGAGACGATCTTCTCTTGGCCGGGGCTGGGGTCCTGGGTCTACGACGCAATCAGCCTGCGTGACTACCCCATCATTCAGGGCGGCGTGATCTTCGCGGCGCTGGTCGTCAGCGTGGTGAACCTGCTGGTCGACCTCAGCTACGCGGCGCTCGATCCCCGGATTCAGTACCGCTGAGGCGCGGGCCGGTGACCCAAGCGCGGCTCCTCCCCCGCCGTCTGGCGGCCTTTCGCCTGACCTCCCTCCCCTGGCCCCCAGACCCCGACTCCCGAGGTACTCCATGACCACCCTCTCTCCTCCGCAGGCAGCCTCCCGGCAGCCCAGCATCTTCTGGCGGCGGTTCCGGCGCTCGACCCCGGGCAAGGTCGGAGCCGTGATCGTGGCGGTGTTTGCCCTGCTCGCGCTGCTGGCCCCGGTGCTCGTGCCCTACGACCCCACCACCGACCGCGACTACCGGCTCAACCTCAAGCCGCCCTCTGTGGCCGCGCTCTGGAACCCCGAGGTCGCTGAGGAATACCGCGATCCCGTGACCGGGGCGGTCAACGTCTGGCAGGCCCCGTTCGGGACCGACAACCTGGGGCGTTCGGTCGCCACCCGCGTGCTGCACGGGGCGCAGCTCAGCCTCAAGGTGGGCGTCGTCAGCACGATTCTGGCGCTGCTGGTCGGCACGGTGCTGGGCGTCCTGTCGGGTTACTTCGGCGGGTGGCTGGACAACGTCACCGGGTACCTCAGCGACGTGATGCTGGCGTTTCCGGGCATCCTGCTCGCCATCGGCTTCGCCAGCATCTTCTCGAGCGACAATCCGCCCGTCCTGATCGCGGCGATGGACCGCCTTTTCGCGCTGAACAGCCCCCAACTCGTGACCGCGATGCTCGCCGTGTCGCTGGTGCAGGTGCCGGTCTATATCCGTCTGGCCCGCTCGGTGGTCCTGAGCGTGCGCGAGCGCGAATTCGTGCAGGCGGCGGGGGCACTGGGGGCCAGCCAGAGCCGGATGGTCTTCCGGCACGTGCTCCCCAACAGCCTCTCGCCGCTGATCGTGCAGGGAGCGCTCAGCATCGCCACGGCCACCATCGAGGTCGCCGCGCTGGGCTTCCTGGGGATCGGGGCGCAGCCGCCCCTGCCCGAGTGGGGCACCATGATCAGCGACTCCCGGCAGTATTACGTGGACGCCCCGTGGACCATGATCTTTCCGGGCCTCGCGATCTTCCTGACGGTGCTGGGCTTCAACCTGCTGGGAGACGGCCTGCGGGACGTGCTGGACCCCAGAAGTACCCAGTAGCGGTAAGGGGGAGGGGGCAGAGGGCCGGGACGCTTCCCCCCTCTGCCCCCTCCCTGCTGGGTTCAGGCCAGCGCCGCTGCCAGGTCGCCCACATCCTCGGGGCGGTAGCGCTGGCCGGTGGCGTGCAGGAGCTGGCGCACCAGCCGCAGCCCGGGCAGACGGGCGAGGTCGAGCCGCGCCGCGCCGCTGCTGCCGGTGCTCGCCTGCCCGGTGAGGTCGAGGAGGGTGTGGTAGGGCTGGAGGAGGCCGGGAGGCAGGGTGCCCCCGGTGAGCACGATCAGGTCGGCCCGTTCGGAGAACGAGGTGAGGGCCGAGTCGCGCCGCCCCACCGGAAAGGCGCGGACCCCGGCGGGCACGTCGCGGGCGAAGCGCTCGGCCTCGGGGTAGGAGTCAGCCACGAGGCCCACGTTGCCGAAGCCCAGCCGCAGCAGCGGCAGGGCGCGGGCGAGGTCGGTGCCGGACCCCAGCAGCAGGGCGTCGGCGCCGCGGGCAGCGTACCCGCTGCCCTCCAACGCGTCCATCAGGGCGTCCGCGAGGGCGTAGGTGCCGTGGGTCCCGGCCCCGAAAGCCACCGCGTCCACCCGGCCCACCCGGCGGGCGTCGGGGTCGAGGTCCACGTGCCCGGCGAGGGCCACCTCACGCGAGGGGTGAACGAGCGCCCCCACAAAACGCAGGGTGCGGCAGGCGTCCAACATGGCAGTGGGGTCGTCGTCGGGGACGGGCACGGCGAGCAGTCCGGCTCCCCGCAGGGCGCGGGCGGCATCGGCGGAGTACCCGATCAGGGCCAGGGGAGCGTCGCTGGGAAGGCGCATCGGGGGGCAGTCTAGCGCCCGGCAGGGAAGCGGCGCCGCCTCCTTTCGGGGGCAGCGCCGGGAAAGGTGGGCCGCTCAGTTCTGACGCTTCTGATCGCCCTGCTTCGAGCCGTCGCCCTGGGTCGCCCCGCTCACGGCGGCCGAGTCGGGCGCGGGCGAGCCGCCCCAGGTCGCGCCGCTGGTGCCCGCGTCGGCCGGAGCCGTCGCCGTACCCGCCGCCGCGTGGCTGGTGGCGGCGTCGGTCGCCGGGGTGGCCGGGGCGCTGGCCGGCGCCGAGGCGGG from the Deinococcus sp. NW-56 genome contains:
- a CDS encoding S8 family serine peptidase; its protein translation is MKRPLLLFPAALLLAACSTLPAPPLPAPAPTPLPAPGSAPLADRTLDLGTALTLGTEAPFAGTSWRVEDTPAWLSVSPTSGTGALRVQVRANRALGTPTSADQARLTGQVKLSWQAGEQTGTAVWTVTADQYVLTGRVTDPAQAQGTDVGTALAEDTAPAEARSVIVKYRSPAAQTLALGRKVAAQDSTLASTRAALAEVTPQARRDLGGRRAELVTDDVAGTLAALRRDPNVEYAVPNAVLRVQSTPAPLEPSDEYAGLQWAYRLLGYRAVWRDMESGGYTRPVTVAVVDSGVRYDHPDLAGALLGPDNGALDVLNFVPADQKGAYDNGDGDGPDRDPSDPGTPARRGGSHGTHVSGIIAARWGQIAQFPGCTACSTSGVVGAAYKAPVKVLPIRAIDAQGNTEVSDVVNAVRYAAGLPVTLGSQTYRLDRPAEVINLSLGGEIPASQAAPLCEAVAEATAAGALVFAAAGNGYGTTPYYPAACEGAVAVGAVTLSGASAPLRASYSNRYPAVQLAAPGGVDLAGATYHNGGQLNGKPYADVILSTDWDYSKNQPTYMGQAGTSQATPQVSALAALLLSKGVTQGRDDTLARLTATATDLGGKGRDEAFGYGMVNAAAALGAPAVSDTLGLRLWDTRGLAYQPALDALGRFTAYLPDGTFRALAGRDRDGNGIYGETHEPGSEREAVLGPERTRADLGELTPTP
- a CDS encoding ABC transporter substrate-binding protein — its product is MKKLLLTALLATLPTAGAATLVYGANGDPVSLEPGNITDGISILVQHQIYDTLVAFKDGTTDPEPGLATKWTSNANATQWTFTLRPNVKFHDGTAFNADAVVYNFSRWWDPKHPQGFRNQGRTFEIWGQLLGGYKGDATSVVKNIVKVNNTTVRFDLNKPSSVFPEVIGAGYFGIASPTAIKKDGAKYGTPASKPIGTGPFIFQSWRTGDRVTLAPNRSYWGSKPKVDGLIIRAIKDASQRLNELKAGTIDFTSDLTPDALKSVQADRNLVAVKKPSFNVGFLSLNNRNQYLKNDKVREAISMAINRKAIVDAFWNGLGISNASFLPPVLAWANSKNVPAAYKYDPAAAKRLLAEAGYPNGISLDLWYMPVSRPYFPTPKPIAEAIAADLSAIGIKVNLKTEDWAKYLEDRNKEPGFDMYMIGWTGDYGDPDNFYGAYYGPTASDDINWNPPELQRLLEQGRAAVSRTAKARVYSQLHEITYKANYRLPMVHSQPLAAARTYVKGWVPSPLGSEAFNNVSLVGKR
- a CDS encoding ABC transporter permease, producing the protein MGSYVIRRLLRTLLVMIGISVVVFAFVRSIPGDPATALLGERATPAAAAALREQLGLNKPWFINFANPANPLDAQFPRYVGQLLQGDLGSGLKSNIPVRDELAARFPATAELSLAALLFALLVGLPAGILAALRRNSGWDNAATTISLVGVSMPVFWLGLLLSYFFAVRLGWLPPSARLGNETILEPITGFYVLDALLRGQPAAAWDAVRHLILPAIALGSIPLAIVARITRSSLLDVLGQDYVRTARAKGLSARSVTLKHALRNAMLPVVTVVGLQAGALLGGAVLTETIFSWPGLGSWVYDAISLRDYPIIQGGVIFAALVVSVVNLLVDLSYAALDPRIQYR
- a CDS encoding ABC transporter permease, translated to MTTLSPPQAASRQPSIFWRRFRRSTPGKVGAVIVAVFALLALLAPVLVPYDPTTDRDYRLNLKPPSVAALWNPEVAEEYRDPVTGAVNVWQAPFGTDNLGRSVATRVLHGAQLSLKVGVVSTILALLVGTVLGVLSGYFGGWLDNVTGYLSDVMLAFPGILLAIGFASIFSSDNPPVLIAAMDRLFALNSPQLVTAMLAVSLVQVPVYIRLARSVVLSVREREFVQAAGALGASQSRMVFRHVLPNSLSPLIVQGALSIATATIEVAALGFLGIGAQPPLPEWGTMISDSRQYYVDAPWTMIFPGLAIFLTVLGFNLLGDGLRDVLDPRSTQ
- a CDS encoding shikimate dehydrogenase, with product MRLPSDAPLALIGYSADAARALRGAGLLAVPVPDDDPTAMLDACRTLRFVGALVHPSREVALAGHVDLDPDARRVGRVDAVAFGAGTHGTYALADALMDALEGSGYAARGADALLLGSGTDLARALPLLRLGFGNVGLVADSYPEAERFARDVPAGVRAFPVGRRDSALTSFSERADLIVLTGGTLPPGLLQPYHTLLDLTGQASTGSSGAARLDLARLPGLRLVRQLLHATGQRYRPEDVGDLAAALA